The genome window TGCCTAGGCAGAGAGAGGCGATGAAGGACGTGGTAAGCTGCGAAAAGCCTCGGGGAGCCGCTAAACAGGCTTTGATCCGGGGGTGTCCGAATGGGGAAACCCGGCGGAGGTCATGCTCCGTCATCGTGCACTGAATCCATAGGTGCATGAAGCGAACGGGGGGAACTGAAACATCTAAGTACCCCCAGGAAAAGAAAACAATAGTGATTCCGTCAGTAGTGGCGAGCGAAAGCGGAACAGCCCAAACCGAGAGGACTACGGTCCTTTCGGGGTTGTGGGACCCCGACGTGGGATTGATGATGGGTAGCTGAAGGCTCTGGAAAGTGCCGCCATAGTGGGTGATAGCCCCGTAAGCGAAACCTTGATTCACCCTAGGGGTATCCCGAGTACCGCGGGACACGTGAAATCCCGTGGGAAGCTGGGAGGACCATCTCCCAAGGCTAAATACTACTCTCTGACCGATAGTGCACAAGTACCGTGAGGGAAAGGTGAAAAGTACTCCGATGAGGAGGGTGAAATAGAACCTGAAACCGTATGCCTACAAGCAGTGGGAGCACTATGTATATCAAGTGTGACCGCGTGCCTTTTGCATAATGAGTCAGCGAGTTACTCTCGGCAGCGAGGTTAAGCTCATAGAGTGGAGCCGCAGCGAAAGCGAGTCTGAACAGGGCGTTTGAGTTGCCGGGAGTAGACCCGAAACCGGGTGATCTATCCATGTCCAGGGTGAAAGGAAGGTAACACTTCGTGGAGGCCCGAACCCACTGGCGTTGAAAAGCCAGGGGATGAGGTGTGGATAGGAGTGAAAGGCTAATCAAACTCGGAGATAGCTGGTTCTCCCCGAAATATATTTAGGTATAGCCTCGTGAAGTAAGTAGTGGGGGTAGAGCACTGAATGGGCTAGGGGTCCTACCAGATTACCAAACCCAATCAAACTCCGAATACCACTAACTGTTATCACGGGAGTCAGACTGCGGGTGATAAGATCCGTAGTCAAAAGGGAAAGAGCCCAGATCGTCGGCTAAGGTCCCAAAATCCATGCTAAGTGGAAAACGATGTGGAAATGCCCAGACAACCAGGAGGTTGGCTTAGAAGCAGCCATCCTTTAAAGAAAGCGTAATAGCTCACTGGTCGAGTGGGTCTGCGCGGAAAATGTAACGGGGCTCAAGCATGGTACCGAAGCCACGGGTTGATACCTTAAGGTATCAGCGGTAGGGGAGCATTGTGTAAGCCTGCGAAGGTCGACCGCGAGGACGGCTGGAGGTATCACAAGAGATTATGCTGACATGAGTAGCGAAAATGCGGGTGAGAAACCCGCACACCGAAAACCCAAGGGTTCCTCAGTAAAGGTAATCTGCTGAGGGTTAGTCGGTCCCTAAGGCGAGGCCGAAAGGCGTAGTTGATGGGAAACAGGTTAATATTCCTGTACCACTTGTTGCTGCGATGGGGGGACGGAGAAGGGTAGGCGATCCGGGTGCTGGACGTCCCGGTTCAAGCGTGTAGGCGGGAAGAGGAGGCAAATCCCTTCTTCCATACAACGCCAAGGCGTGATGACGAGGGGGTATCCCCACAAAGTCGTTGATCCCATGCTTCCAAGAAAAGCCTCTAAGCTTCAGGCAGCAGGTGACCGTACCGTAAACCGACTCAGGTGGGTGAGGATTAAAGTCCTAAGGTGCTTGAGAGAACACTGGTTAAGGAACTCGGCAAATTGACACCGTAACTTCGGGAGAAGGTGTGCCCTCACTAGGTGTAGCGATTCGCACGTGAAGCCGAAGAGGGTCGCAGAGAAATGGCGGTAGCGACTGTTTACTAAAAACACAGGACTCTGCTAAGTCGCAAGACGATGTATAGGGTCTGACGCCTGCCCGGTGCCGGAAGGTTAAGGGGATTTGTTAGCGCAAGCGAAGCTTTGAACCGAAGCCCCGGTAAACGGCGGCCGTAACTATAACGGTCCTAAGGTAGCGAAATTCCTTGTCGGGTAAGTTCCGACCTGCACGAATGGCGTAACGATTTCCGCGCTGTCTCAACCAGTGGCTCAGCGAAATTGAATTCTCGGTGAAGATGCCGAGTACCCGCGGCAAGACGGAAAGACCCCGTGAACCTTTACTACAGCTTGACAGTGACATTCGGAATAGCTTGTGTAGGATAGGTGGGAGGCTGTGAAACCGGGACGCCAGTTTCGGTGGAGCCACCCTTGAAATACCACCCTGGTTGTTTTGGATGTCTAACCCAGGCCCGTCATCCGGGTCGGGGACACTGTCTGGTGGGTAGTTTGACTGGGGCGGTCGCCTCCCAAAGCGTAACGGAGGCGCGCGAAGGTTCCCTCAGGCTGATTGGAAACCAGCCGTAGAGTGCAAAGGCATAAGGGAGCTTGACTGCGAGACAGACACGTCGAGCAGGTACGAAAGTAGGCCTTAGTGATCCGGCGGTTCTGTATGGAAGGGCCGTCGCTCAACGGATAAAAGGTACTCCGGGGATAACAGGCTGATCTCCCCCAAGAGTTCACATCGACGGGGAGGTTTGGCACCTCGATGTCGGCTCATCGCATCCTGGGGCTGAAGTCGGTCCCAAGGGTTTGGCTGTTCGCCAATTAAAGCGGTACGCGAGCTGGGTTTAAAACGTCGTGAGACAGTTTGGTCCCTATCTGCCGTGGGCGCAGGATACTTGAGAAGAGCTGTCCTTAGTACGAGAGGACCGGGATGGACGTACCTCTAGTGTTCCAGTTGTTCCGCCAGGAGCATTCGCTGGGTAGCTATGTACGGAAAGGATAACCGCTGAAAGCATCTAAGCGGGAAGCCTCCTTCAAGATTAGGTATCCCCGGGACGCAAGTCCCCTGAAGGCCCGTTGTAGACCACAACGTTGATAGGCCGGGTGTGTAAGCGCAGCAATGCGTTCAGCTGACCGGTACTAATCGGCCGTGAGGCTTGACCATAATTTATTTCCGAGCTTTATTCATACGGGGGTGGTAACCCCACCCCCACTATCTACCCCTACTCAATCTCGATCAATGCAATTGACTTAGATACATTTATACCGTTTCTCGGTGGCTATGCCGAGGGGGTCACACCCGTTCCCATCTCGAACACGGAAGTTAAGCCCCTCTGGGCCGATGATACTGCACGGGTAGCTGTGTGGGAAAGTAGGTCGCCGCCGGGATTTTTTCCAACCCCCCTGGTCCTCTACGGATCAGGGGGGTTCTTTCGTTCGGTCATCCGATCCCCACCCCTTCTGCCCAAACACCGCCACCGCACAACCCCCTCCCCCTACTCCCCGCATGCTCCACAGCCGGCACGCCGGCCAACACCGATCTCACGAAATCGCAGCGACAGGCTGTCATACGTGAGCAAACGCCCCGTCAGCAATTCTCCGACTCCCAGCAGGTGCTTCAATGCCTCTGTCGCCTGCAACGAGCCAATCACCCCTGGTAATACCCCCAAAACTCCGGCGCGGGAACAACTGGTCGCTATCTCTGGCGGGGGCTCTTCCTCGAAGAGGCATCGATAGCATGGCGATCTGTGGGGATGAACCGTCATGGTCTGCCCCGTGTAGCGCAGGATCCCGCCGTGCGAGAAGGGAGTGCCCGCATGGACGCATGCATCGTTGATCAGGAACTTTGAGGCAAAGTTGTCGGTGGCATCGATGACAAAGTCATAGTCTGCAAGGATGGTCCGGAGAGTTGCCTCGTCTACTCTTACCGGGTACGTGCGGACCTGGACGTCTGGGTTCAGTTCATGCACGGCGTCACGGGCTGATTCGACTTTGAGGCGGTCTATACCGGCAGTAGAGTGAAGGATCTGGCGCTGGAGATTGGAGAGTTCAACCCGGTCCGAATCGGCGATTCCGATGGTTCCGACGCCGGCGGCTGCCAGGTAATAGGCCGCCGGTGAGCCGAGGCCGCCTGCGCCAATGATGAGCACCTTACCGTTAAGGAGTTTTTCTTGTCCCTCCGGGCCGACTCCTTCCAGAATGAGATGCCGAGCATATCGCTCCTGTTGGGTACTTGTGAGCATACGGTCACCTTGAATGTGATGTAAAAAAAGCCCCACCCGTTCAGAGGTGGGGCCTTGAGTGCTGACGAAGCGGTCAGGCCGGTCGCGTCTCTGCCATAATGGGGACAAGGTATGACTTTATCTTGCGGAGAGCGGCCTCTTCGATTTGGCGAACCCGCTCGCGGGAGATCGAGAAGCGATCAGCGATATCTTGAAGGGTGAGCGGAGAATCCGCTGTCACTCGCTGCTCGATGATAAAGCGCTCCTTCTCGTTGAGCTTGTCGAGAGCTCCGGCAATATGCTGCTTGAGCAGTTCGGACTCCTGAAGCTCAGCCAGGGAGTCCTCCTGGTTCTGCCGCTCGTCGGCCAGTGTTTCGAGGATGGTGAGCCCGTCGCCGTCCTTGATTTCTGCGTCGAGGTAAAAGTCGCCGCGCATCCTCTGGTCCATTTCTAGAATCTCGGATTCTTTTACGTGGAGCGAGGCAGCCGTTGCTTCGATGTCGTCCGTACCCGTGAGTCCCTTGATCGCGTTTTTGGCTTGATTCAATTTGAAGAACAGTTTTTTTTGTGCCTGGGTCGTGCCTATCTTCAGAAGGCTCCATGCCGAAATGATGTGGTTCTGAATATATGCGCGAATCCACCAGACCGCATAGGAGATGAGACGTATCCCTTTGTATGGATTGAATTTGCGCACTGCCATCATCAGGCCGATGTTGCCTTCCTGAATGAGGTCGAGCATTTTCAAACCATAGGAGCGATACTCGAAGGCAACCTTGACAACGAACCGAAGATTCGAGGTGATGAGGGTATGGGCTGCCTCCAGATCTTTCTCCTCGTAAAATTTAACCGCAAACCGGTATTCCTCATCGGGAGTGAGGACGGGAAATTTTCTGAGTTCTCTCAGGTAGACGGTCAGGCTGTCCGCAACAACAGGCAAGCTCATTGACATGTAACGCGCCTCCCAGGGTGATTATTTTAGCACTCAGTGTGCCCGAGTGCTAATAATGTAACAAGGAGGGTGCCAAAAATCAAGCTGGTAGCGACCCATTTCTCTTTCTATGCGTGATATTCCCGTTGGTGAACGATGGGGTGCTGGATGCCTCCGGTGGAAATGCCGTGAGCGATCAGCCTCATGGCTGACAGCGCAAAACATCTTGCCGCGCCTGGGATGCTGTGATAAACCGATTTATATAAACTGAGCCGACGCTTGGCGCCGGCTAACGGAGGTCCTGAGGATGGAAATCAGAGTTGCACCACTTCCCGCTGAGCAGAAGAAGCAAAAGGCCACCGACGAAACAGCTCTTGGCTTTGGTCGTC of Geobacter anodireducens contains these proteins:
- a CDS encoding RNA polymerase subunit sigma-70; translation: MSMSLPVVADSLTVYLRELRKFPVLTPDEEYRFAVKFYEEKDLEAAHTLITSNLRFVVKVAFEYRSYGLKMLDLIQEGNIGLMMAVRKFNPYKGIRLISYAVWWIRAYIQNHIISAWSLLKIGTTQAQKKLFFKLNQAKNAIKGLTGTDDIEATAASLHVKESEILEMDQRMRGDFYLDAEIKDGDGLTILETLADERQNQEDSLAELQESELLKQHIAGALDKLNEKERFIIEQRVTADSPLTLQDIADRFSISRERVRQIEEAALRKIKSYLVPIMAETRPA
- a CDS encoding adenylyltransferase, translated to MLTSTQQERYARHLILEGVGPEGQEKLLNGKVLIIGAGGLGSPAAYYLAAAGVGTIGIADSDRVELSNLQRQILHSTAGIDRLKVESARDAVHELNPDVQVRTYPVRVDEATLRTILADYDFVIDATDNFASKFLINDACVHAGTPFSHGGILRYTGQTMTVHPHRSPCYRCLFEEEPPPEIATSCSRAGVLGVLPGVIGSLQATEALKHLLGVGELLTGRLLTYDSLSLRFREIGVGRRAGCGACGE